Proteins from a single region of Flaviflexus salsibiostraticola:
- the yidD gene encoding membrane protein insertion efficiency factor YidD, with amino-acid sequence MVERNGSESMSIVARALSAIIRFYQRRISPRFAPRCRYYPSCSSYALESVQIHGAGKGTLIATWRILRCNPWSKGGADYVPEKGAWPGRPLGHSELLSLWGEEEASSSAASRENHSGEDSVPHEAQQNTNIDGPRERHDCETRKD; translated from the coding sequence ATGGTCGAACGCAACGGGTCTGAGTCGATGAGTATCGTGGCCCGGGCGCTGTCCGCCATTATCCGCTTCTATCAGCGGCGCATTTCACCACGTTTCGCGCCGCGATGCCGGTACTACCCGAGCTGCTCCTCCTATGCGCTCGAGTCGGTTCAGATCCACGGTGCGGGCAAGGGTACACTGATAGCCACTTGGCGTATTCTCCGATGCAACCCGTGGTCCAAAGGTGGAGCCGACTATGTTCCTGAGAAGGGGGCATGGCCCGGCAGGCCGCTGGGACACAGTGAGCTCCTCAGTCTGTGGGGCGAAGAAGAGGCCAGCAGTTCTGCCGCGTCCAGAGAGAATCACTCAGGCGAGGACAGCGTGCCGCATGAGGCACAGCAGAACACGAATATTGACGGGCCGCGCGAGCGGCATGACTGCGAGACTAGGAAAGACTGA
- the rnpA gene encoding ribonuclease P protein component: MRTSGDFRATIRGGVRGRAHSLMVHLCSPDRAGTADQDSALVGFVVPKTVGNAIKRNRVRRQLRHLMRDRLDRLHPGESLVIRVFPDAAGLTADALARDLDRAWSNATGLSR, from the coding sequence ATGCGGACGTCCGGAGACTTTCGGGCCACGATCAGAGGCGGAGTTCGAGGCAGGGCACATAGCCTCATGGTCCACCTCTGTTCTCCGGACAGAGCGGGCACAGCCGACCAGGATTCTGCCCTGGTCGGCTTCGTCGTGCCGAAAACCGTTGGCAACGCGATCAAGCGCAACCGTGTCCGGCGGCAGCTGCGCCATCTCATGCGGGATCGCCTCGACCGACTGCACCCGGGTGAGAGTCTCGTCATCCGCGTCTTCCCCGACGCCGCGGGACTGACCGCCGACGCACTCGCAAGGGACCTGGATCGCGCATGGTCGAACGCAACGGGTCTGAGTCGATGA
- the rpmH gene encoding 50S ribosomal protein L34: MVKRTFQPNNRKRSKVHGFRKRMATRAGRAILAGRRRKGRAKLSA; this comes from the coding sequence ATGGTGAAGCGGACTTTCCAGCCCAACAACCGCAAGCGTTCGAAGGTGCACGGCTTCCGCAAGCGCATGGCTACCCGAGCCGGCCGCGCGATTCTGGCCGGTCGCCGTCGCAAGGGCCGCGCAAAGCTCTCTGCCTGA